In Carya illinoinensis cultivar Pawnee chromosome 10, C.illinoinensisPawnee_v1, whole genome shotgun sequence, one DNA window encodes the following:
- the LOC122279516 gene encoding uncharacterized protein LOC122279516, giving the protein MASLRKKWRAWDELCRPVLEGGIGLRNLLEAQRSLHMKFVWNLFQGKSVWSKFLVAKYVGNNHISCVDSSKGSKSWKMLLDNMAAVKKFSKWRVKECNISFWQDRWLNDGPLSEQHEVWDFSNLSIAECKLGNGWNVELFDRLVGMEKLEQILEELGRVKQGKDTLIWLPNAHGNFSPHSAWECIRSRGPKVPSHKWLWHPALPKKMSLIMWKTHNNCLPVDDRVRRAGISLVSKCDCCDNGGYED; this is encoded by the coding sequence ATGGCAAGCCTAAGAAAAAAATGGAGGGCTTGGGATGAGCTGTGTAGACCAGTTTTAGAGGGGGGTATTGGGCTCAGAAATTTGCTTGAGGCGCAGAGATCCCTTCATATGAAATTTGTCTGGAATTTGTTTCAAGGAAAATCGGTTTGGTCGAAATTTTTGGTTGCTAAATATGTCGGTAATAATCATATCTCCTGTGTGGATTCATCTAAAGGATCAAAATCATGGAAGATGCTTTTAGATAACATGGCTGCTGTAAAAAAATTTTCCAAATGGAGGGTGAAAGAATGTAACATTTCCTTTTGGCAAGACAGATGGTTAAATGATGGTCCTCTTAGTGAGCAACATGAAGTTTGGGATTTTTCGAATCTTTCTATCGCTGAGTGTAAACTTGGAAATGGGTGGAATGTGGAACTGTTTGACCGATTAGTTGGCATGGAAAAGTTAGAACAAATCTTAGAAGAATTGGGTAGAGTGAAGCAGGGGAAGGACACTCTTATTTGGTTACCGAATGCCCATGGGAATTTTTCCCCTCATTCTGCATGGGAATGTATCAGGTCTAGAGGCCCAAAAGTGCCTTCGCATAAATGGTTGTGGCATCCTGCACTACCAAAAAAAATGTCTCTAATAATGTGGAAGACACATAATAATTGTTTGCCGGTGGATGATAGGGTTCGTAGAGCAGGGATTTCGTTGGTTTCTAAATGTGATTGCTGTGACAATGGGGGATATGAGGATTAG